A genomic segment from Anaerolineae bacterium encodes:
- a CDS encoding ketopantoate reductase family protein: protein MLNILVMGAGALGSFIGGHLFAAGHQVTLVGLSTLIPKIAADGLTLRWPNRPAQTIFPGTATTVVGPETAYDFVLLAVKSPDTATAVKQLATLPLAGRKTYFVSFQNGIGNEEQLAAEFGRQQVIAGTVTIPISVPELGVIEVSKAKGGLGLAPLAAEQPVNLLAGALNQAGLPTATYPDYRAMKWSKLLLNIVNNASSAILNQPPAEIIAHPQLFNLEIEALREGAAVMKAQGLKAVNLPGYPVDWLVRLVSARWLPLAAKRTILRPFMVSGRGTKMPSLQIDLAAGQPTSEVGVLNGAIARAGQNAGIPTPANQTLTELLNGLVSGQLAWTDYQRRPDKLLQTVRQTQSPDSKGLRDL from the coding sequence ATGCTAAACATACTTGTTATGGGCGCAGGAGCTTTAGGCTCTTTTATCGGCGGCCACCTCTTCGCCGCCGGCCATCAAGTCACTCTGGTGGGGTTGTCTACCCTCATCCCCAAAATAGCCGCCGATGGGTTAACCTTACGCTGGCCCAACCGGCCGGCGCAAACAATCTTTCCCGGCACCGCCACCACCGTAGTTGGCCCGGAAACAGCATACGACTTCGTTCTGCTCGCGGTCAAATCGCCGGACACAGCCACGGCCGTGAAACAACTGGCTACCCTACCCCTGGCCGGCCGCAAAACTTACTTTGTCTCCTTCCAGAACGGCATTGGCAACGAGGAACAATTGGCGGCGGAATTTGGCCGGCAGCAAGTTATTGCCGGCACCGTCACTATTCCCATCAGCGTGCCGGAACTGGGCGTAATTGAAGTGAGCAAAGCCAAAGGCGGCCTGGGTCTGGCTCCGCTGGCTGCCGAGCAGCCGGTCAACCTGCTGGCCGGCGCGCTGAACCAGGCCGGCCTGCCCACCGCCACCTACCCCGATTACCGGGCCATGAAGTGGTCAAAATTATTGCTAAACATTGTCAACAACGCTTCCAGCGCCATTTTAAACCAGCCGCCCGCCGAAATTATTGCCCACCCTCAACTGTTCAACCTAGAAATCGAAGCCCTGCGGGAAGGCGCAGCCGTAATGAAAGCGCAGGGCCTTAAAGCAGTCAATCTTCCCGGCTATCCCGTTGACTGGCTGGTTCGGTTGGTGTCTGCCCGCTGGCTTCCCCTGGCCGCAAAACGAACCATTCTGCGCCCCTTTATGGTTAGCGGGCGGGGAACCAAAATGCCTTCGCTGCAAATTGACCTGGCTGCCGGACAACCCACGTCGGAAGTGGGCGTGCTGAACGGGGCTATTGCGCGGGCGGGGCAAAATGCAGGCATTCCTACCCCCGCCAACCAAACTTTAACCGAGCTTTTGAACGGCCTGGTGTCGGGCCAACTGGCCTGGACCGATTATCAGCGCCGGCCGGATAAGTTACTCCAAACTGTCCGTCAAACACAATCCCCAGACTCTAAAGGTTTGAGAGACCTTTAG
- a CDS encoding methyltransferase domain-containing protein: MSQNLKAKTQAQFGRSSHAYATSTIHAKGQSLALLVELVQPETNWQMLDVGTGAGHTALAFAPHVAGVTATDLTGAMVKKTTELAAQRGLTNVKTKIADAEALPFANASFDLVTCRLAFHHFPHPQQATREFARVLKPGGWLGFADNFTGPDRAAATYYNAYEKLRDPSHHWVYPLADLQEMWAEVGLQIIVGRELKKELEFQNWADRMRVSAPDKEELVAMMRHLPPTLQPFLAPRWADGTMYFTLHEVVLVARLPQD, encoded by the coding sequence ATGTCCCAAAATCTAAAAGCAAAAACACAGGCCCAATTTGGTCGGTCAAGCCATGCTTACGCTACCAGTACTATTCACGCCAAAGGCCAAAGCCTGGCGCTGCTGGTTGAATTGGTTCAACCCGAAACCAACTGGCAAATGTTAGATGTTGGCACGGGCGCCGGCCATACGGCGTTGGCCTTTGCTCCGCATGTGGCCGGGGTAACGGCCACCGACTTAACCGGGGCCATGGTCAAAAAAACCACCGAGTTAGCCGCTCAACGGGGCTTGACCAACGTTAAAACCAAAATTGCCGATGCGGAAGCATTGCCTTTTGCCAACGCCTCGTTTGACCTGGTTACTTGCCGGTTGGCGTTTCATCATTTTCCCCATCCCCAACAGGCCACGCGCGAATTTGCGCGCGTGCTCAAGCCCGGCGGTTGGCTCGGTTTTGCAGATAACTTCACCGGGCCAGATAGGGCCGCAGCCACATATTACAACGCCTATGAAAAACTGCGCGACCCTTCGCATCATTGGGTTTATCCCCTGGCCGATTTGCAGGAAATGTGGGCAGAAGTTGGACTACAAATAATCGTCGGCCGTGAATTAAAAAAAGAGCTTGAATTCCAAAACTGGGCCGACCGGATGCGCGTCTCCGCCCCTGACAAAGAAGAGTTAGTAGCCATGATGCGCCACCTTCCCCCCACCCTCCAGCCGTTTTTGGCACCCCGCTGGGCGGATGGAACCATGTACTTCACCCTACACGAAGTAGTGCTGGTGGCACGCTTGCCCCAAGATTAA
- the miaB gene encoding tRNA (N6-isopentenyl adenosine(37)-C2)-methylthiotransferase MiaB, with product MKYHIWTAGCQMNVADSQRVGSELEKLGYRYTGNYRQADVVVLNTCVVRQSAEDKATGFLWSLKPIKEAKPDKTIALMGCMVGVRGNGKLAQAFPHVDVFMPPSRPDPLVDFLLARQSEQATLEYRHKLQNEELALALPRRQQNNLVAAYVPIIYGCNHVCAFCVIPSRRGRERSRPAGEIAAEIRSLAAQGVREVTLLGQIVDRYGFDIPHGPRLPDLLRVIHQIDDLYRLRFLTSHPSYMTDELLDTVAELPKVCEHIEVPHQAGDDEVLARMKREYDMVGYYNLIRRIRERMPTVSIATDVIVGFPGETETQFQHTLDTLAELKLDICHVAMYSPRPGTVSAKMMPDDVPPEEKKRRLQAVNNLQEQIVAEINARLLGQTVEILVEEKQRGRWKGRTRTNKLVFFEDDAHQWQGQLVNVKITWTGPWSMRGIIEVREPAPGTS from the coding sequence ATGAAGTATCACATTTGGACCGCCGGTTGTCAAATGAACGTGGCCGACTCCCAGCGGGTGGGATCGGAACTGGAAAAACTTGGCTACCGTTACACCGGCAATTACCGCCAGGCCGACGTGGTGGTGCTGAACACCTGCGTGGTGCGCCAGAGCGCCGAAGATAAGGCGACCGGCTTTCTGTGGAGTCTCAAACCCATTAAGGAAGCTAAACCGGATAAAACCATCGCCCTGATGGGCTGCATGGTGGGGGTCAGGGGCAACGGCAAGCTGGCCCAGGCTTTTCCCCACGTAGACGTGTTTATGCCGCCCAGCCGGCCGGACCCGCTGGTTGACTTTTTACTGGCCCGCCAGAGCGAGCAGGCCACACTGGAATATCGTCACAAATTACAAAACGAGGAGCTAGCCCTGGCCTTGCCCCGGCGCCAACAAAATAATCTGGTAGCGGCCTACGTGCCCATCATTTACGGCTGCAATCACGTGTGCGCCTTCTGCGTCATCCCTTCCCGGCGCGGGCGGGAACGCAGCCGGCCGGCAGGTGAGATTGCCGCCGAGATTCGCAGCCTGGCGGCCCAGGGCGTGCGCGAAGTGACCCTGTTGGGCCAAATTGTGGACCGGTACGGGTTTGATATTCCCCACGGCCCGCGCCTGCCCGACCTGCTGCGGGTTATTCACCAGATTGACGACCTGTATCGTCTTCGCTTTTTGACCAGCCACCCCAGCTACATGACCGACGAACTGCTAGACACGGTGGCCGAACTGCCCAAAGTGTGCGAACACATCGAAGTTCCCCACCAGGCCGGCGATGACGAAGTGCTGGCCCGCATGAAACGGGAATACGACATGGTCGGCTACTACAATTTAATTCGCCGCATCCGGGAACGGATGCCCACCGTCTCCATTGCCACCGACGTCATTGTCGGCTTCCCCGGTGAAACGGAAACCCAATTCCAGCATACCCTGGACACCCTGGCCGAATTAAAACTGGATATTTGCCACGTAGCCATGTACTCGCCGCGGCCCGGCACGGTTTCGGCCAAAATGATGCCGGATGACGTGCCGCCGGAAGAGAAAAAACGCCGGTTACAAGCAGTCAATAATTTGCAAGAGCAGATTGTGGCCGAGATCAACGCCCGGCTGTTGGGCCAAACCGTGGAAATTCTGGTCGAAGAAAAACAGCGCGGGCGCTGGAAAGGCCGCACCCGCACCAACAAATTAGTTTTTTTTGAAGATGACGCTCACCAATGGCAGGGCCAACTGGTAAACGTAAAAATCACCTGGACCGGCCCGTGGAGCATGCGCGGCATTATTGAGGTGAGGGAACCGGCACCTGGAACTTCATGA
- the glpK gene encoding glycerol kinase GlpK, which yields MTQYIAAIDQGTTSTRCMIFNHAGQSVGLHQLEHQQIYPQPGWIEHDPLEIWARTQDVIKEAMAQAGAKAEDIAAVGITNQRETTLVWDKNTGQPYYNAIVWQDTRTDKICRQLAQDGGQDRFRAQVGLPLATYFSGPKVKWLLDNVAGLRQAAAKGNALFGNIDTWLIWNLTGGPEGGAHVTDVTNASRTMLMNLADVSWNDDIITAMSIPRSMLPHIRPSSDPTFYGYTLPNGPFGGKIPVCGDVGDQQAATVGQACFSAGEAKNTYGTGCFMLLNTGPQLVASQSGLLTTVCYQFGDAPPVYALEGSIAITGALVQWLRDNLGLIDTSAQVETLAGAVEDNGGLYFVPAFSGLFAPYWRSDARGAIVGLTRYINKGHFARAALEATAYQTREVLDAMNADSGFDLKALKVDGGMVYNDLLMQFQADVLGVPVIRPKVAETTALGAAYAAGLSIGFWKDTAEMRQNWGIDKIWQPSADDTARTTNYALWKKAVTRTFNWIE from the coding sequence ATGACCCAATACATTGCCGCTATTGACCAAGGTACCACCAGCACCCGCTGTATGATTTTCAACCACGCCGGCCAATCGGTTGGCCTGCACCAGTTGGAACATCAACAAATCTATCCCCAGCCGGGCTGGATAGAGCACGACCCCCTGGAAATCTGGGCGCGCACCCAGGACGTCATCAAAGAAGCTATGGCCCAGGCTGGAGCTAAAGCAGAAGACATCGCCGCGGTGGGCATCACCAACCAGCGCGAGACCACCCTGGTGTGGGATAAAAACACCGGCCAACCCTATTACAACGCCATCGTTTGGCAAGACACGCGCACCGACAAAATCTGTCGGCAACTGGCCCAGGACGGCGGGCAGGATCGCTTCCGGGCGCAAGTGGGTCTACCCCTGGCCACCTACTTTTCCGGGCCCAAAGTAAAATGGCTACTGGACAACGTTGCCGGCCTGCGCCAGGCCGCGGCAAAAGGTAATGCCCTCTTTGGCAACATTGACACCTGGCTCATCTGGAACCTGACCGGCGGGCCTGAAGGCGGCGCGCACGTCACCGACGTTACCAACGCCTCTCGGACCATGTTGATGAATCTGGCCGACGTAAGTTGGAATGACGACATCATCACCGCTATGTCCATCCCCAGGTCTATGCTGCCCCACATTCGCCCCTCCAGCGACCCCACCTTCTACGGCTACACCCTGCCCAACGGTCCCTTTGGCGGCAAAATCCCGGTGTGTGGCGATGTGGGCGACCAGCAAGCCGCCACCGTGGGCCAGGCCTGCTTTAGCGCGGGCGAAGCCAAAAACACCTACGGCACCGGCTGTTTTATGCTGCTCAATACCGGCCCGCAGTTGGTAGCCTCCCAAAGCGGCCTACTCACCACCGTTTGTTATCAGTTTGGCGATGCCCCCCCGGTTTACGCCCTGGAAGGCTCCATTGCCATTACCGGCGCGCTGGTGCAGTGGCTACGCGATAACCTGGGTCTGATTGACACCTCCGCCCAGGTGGAAACCCTGGCCGGCGCCGTGGAGGACAACGGCGGTCTTTATTTTGTCCCGGCCTTTTCCGGCCTTTTTGCCCCCTACTGGCGCAGCGATGCGCGAGGAGCCATCGTTGGCCTCACCCGCTACATCAACAAAGGCCACTTTGCCCGCGCCGCGCTGGAAGCCACCGCTTACCAAACCCGCGAAGTGTTGGACGCAATGAACGCCGACTCCGGCTTTGACCTCAAAGCGTTGAAAGTGGACGGGGGCATGGTTTACAATGACTTGCTTATGCAATTCCAGGCCGACGTGTTAGGCGTGCCGGTCATTCGCCCCAAAGTGGCCGAAACCACCGCCCTGGGCGCAGCCTACGCTGCCGGGCTGTCCATTGGTTTCTGGAAAGATACCGCCGAAATGCGGCAAAATTGGGGCATAGATAAAATCTGGCAACCCTCCGCCGACGACACGGCCCGCACCACCAACTACGCCCTGTGGAAAAAGGCCGTTACCCGCACCTTTAACTGGATTGAGTAG